A genomic stretch from Sphingomonas sp. HDW15A includes:
- a CDS encoding nucleoside triphosphate pyrophosphatase has translation MRLILASASPRRLDLLERIGVVPDSIDPADIDESVPKGELPRVHAIRLAEEKASAVESRHPDSLVLAADTVVAVGRRILPKVEDEATLRRCMALLSGRRHRVMTGVALAIPGGGIRSRLVETTIAMKRLSAEEIDYYASHGEWRGKAGGYALQGYGEVYVRHIAGSYSNVVGLPLAETRLLLKSAGYDIA, from the coding sequence ATGCGCCTAATCCTCGCCTCGGCGAGCCCGCGCCGCCTCGACCTGCTGGAGCGAATTGGAGTCGTCCCGGACTCGATCGATCCCGCCGACATCGACGAGAGCGTGCCGAAGGGGGAGCTTCCGCGCGTGCACGCCATCCGCCTCGCCGAGGAAAAGGCGTCGGCAGTGGAATCGCGGCATCCGGATTCGCTGGTGCTCGCAGCTGACACGGTCGTGGCCGTCGGCCGCCGGATCCTGCCAAAGGTCGAGGACGAAGCGACGCTGCGAAGGTGCATGGCGCTGCTCAGCGGCCGCCGCCACCGGGTAATGACCGGGGTGGCGCTGGCGATTCCCGGCGGCGGGATCCGCAGCCGGCTGGTCGAGACGACGATCGCGATGAAGCGGCTGTCGGCGGAGGAAATCGACTATTACGCCAGCCATGGCGAGTGGCGCGGCAAGGCCGGCGGCTATGCGCTGCAGGGCTATGGCGAAGTGTATGTCCGTCACATCGCCGGAAGCTATTCCAACGTCGTCGGCCTGCCGCTCGCCGAAACGCGGCTTCTGCTGAAAAGCGCGGGCTACGACATTGCCTGA
- a CDS encoding ribonuclease E/G: MEEAREGHVRFDGGELRIEPTAAMTMIDVDGWLVPDKLSQMAAWAAARAVRRLDIGGSVGIDFPTLRDKGARAQIDAILDDYLEKPFERTAMNGFGFVQVVRPRRRASLIELADDRAAFEARALLRRASREVGAIRLVGHPALIAVLEGRPGWLERLSRTVGGSVTLRAEPSLAMSAAYAEKA, from the coding sequence ATGGAGGAAGCGCGTGAGGGACATGTCCGCTTCGACGGCGGCGAGCTGCGCATCGAGCCGACGGCGGCGATGACGATGATCGACGTCGACGGCTGGCTGGTCCCCGACAAGCTCAGCCAGATGGCCGCTTGGGCTGCGGCGCGGGCAGTCCGCCGCCTCGACATCGGCGGGTCGGTGGGCATCGATTTCCCGACCTTGAGAGACAAAGGCGCGCGCGCCCAGATCGACGCCATCCTCGACGATTATCTGGAAAAGCCGTTCGAGCGAACGGCAATGAACGGCTTTGGCTTCGTGCAGGTCGTGCGGCCGCGCCGCCGGGCGTCGCTGATTGAACTGGCGGACGACCGCGCCGCCTTCGAGGCGCGTGCATTGTTGCGGCGGGCAAGCCGGGAGGTGGGGGCAATCCGCCTAGTCGGACATCCGGCGCTCATTGCCGTCCTCGAAGGAAGGCCGGGCTGGCTCGAGCGGCTTTCCCGAACTGTGGGCGGAAGCGTGACCTTGCGCGCCGAGCCTTCGCTCGCCATGTCCGCGGCCTATGCCGAAAAAGCCTAA
- the yacG gene encoding DNA gyrase inhibitor YacG encodes MPKKPKDCPVCGKPPSAANQPFCSRGCKDRDLLKWLGDGYRIPGPPAATDGLDSDGHGS; translated from the coding sequence ATGCCGAAAAAGCCTAAAGACTGCCCGGTTTGCGGCAAGCCGCCGAGCGCCGCAAATCAACCGTTCTGCAGCCGCGGATGCAAGGATCGCGACCTTCTGAAGTGGCTCGGCGACGGCTATCGCATCCCCGGCCCGCCAGCCGCGACGGACGGGCTGGACAGCGACGGGCACGGAAGCTAG
- the glpK gene encoding glycerol kinase GlpK produces MDDAILVIDEGTTSTRAMLVGSEGQCGPAAQHELSASWPRPAWVEHDADEIWRLSLKAARTAASASPDSIRTIGISNQRETIVFWDRKTGEPLAPAIVWQDRRTADLCAGLREAGHEPAIQQKTGLLLDPYFSATKIAWALDHWPQLRAAGDRLAIGTIDSWLVFKLTGGLHLTDATNASRTLLMDLKGGWDEGLCDLFGVPRGALPEIVDSAGTLAATDPALFGRQIPICGIAGDQQAAAIGQDCLAPGDTKATFGTGAFILTHCGTVPPCSANRLLSTVAWQIDGKRAYALEGSLFVAGQVVSWLRDSLGLIARSAETAALATSVPGSEGVRFVPAFAGLGAPHWQPDARAAILGLTLGTGKAHIVRAALEGVANQGAELQRAFASDGAIWSRLRIDGGMAANDFLAQDLADLLALPVERPANVESTALGAAMLAAAGCGLYGSLREAADAMGSPLRRFDPGMPEQARSRRIAEWDRAVAAVQRLGQV; encoded by the coding sequence TTGGACGACGCGATCCTGGTCATCGACGAAGGCACGACGAGCACGCGGGCGATGCTCGTCGGCAGCGAGGGGCAGTGCGGTCCGGCGGCGCAGCACGAGCTCAGCGCCAGCTGGCCCCGACCGGCCTGGGTCGAGCACGACGCGGACGAAATCTGGCGGCTGTCGCTGAAGGCCGCGCGGACGGCCGCCTCTGCTTCGCCCGACAGCATCCGCACCATCGGCATCAGCAACCAGCGCGAGACCATCGTCTTCTGGGACCGCAAGACGGGCGAGCCCCTAGCGCCGGCCATCGTCTGGCAGGATCGGCGAACCGCCGATCTGTGCGCCGGCCTTCGCGAGGCTGGTCATGAACCAGCCATCCAGCAGAAGACCGGTCTTCTGCTCGATCCTTATTTCAGCGCTACGAAGATTGCCTGGGCATTGGATCATTGGCCGCAGCTTCGCGCCGCTGGCGACCGCCTCGCCATCGGCACGATCGACAGCTGGCTGGTCTTCAAGCTGACCGGCGGGCTCCATCTCACCGACGCGACCAACGCCTCGCGCACCCTGTTGATGGATCTCAAGGGCGGCTGGGACGAGGGGCTGTGCGACCTGTTCGGCGTGCCGCGCGGCGCACTTCCGGAAATCGTCGACAGCGCCGGCACGCTCGCGGCAACCGATCCCGCCTTGTTCGGGCGTCAAATTCCGATTTGCGGGATCGCCGGGGACCAGCAGGCCGCCGCCATCGGCCAGGACTGCCTTGCGCCGGGCGATACCAAGGCGACCTTCGGCACGGGCGCCTTCATCCTTACGCATTGCGGCACTGTGCCTCCCTGCTCGGCCAACCGGCTGCTGTCGACGGTCGCGTGGCAGATCGACGGCAAGCGCGCCTACGCCCTCGAAGGCTCATTGTTCGTCGCCGGCCAAGTCGTGTCGTGGCTGCGCGATTCGCTCGGCCTGATCGCCCGATCGGCCGAGACTGCCGCGCTGGCCACGTCCGTTCCGGGCAGTGAAGGTGTTCGGTTTGTCCCCGCCTTCGCCGGTCTCGGCGCGCCGCATTGGCAGCCGGATGCCCGCGCCGCGATCCTCGGGCTTACGCTCGGCACCGGCAAGGCGCACATCGTGCGTGCCGCTCTGGAAGGCGTTGCGAATCAGGGGGCGGAGCTCCAGCGCGCCTTTGCCTCCGACGGCGCCATATGGTCGAGACTTCGGATCGATGGCGGAATGGCGGCCAACGACTTTCTTGCACAGGACCTTGCCGATCTGCTCGCACTGCCGGTCGAACGCCCGGCCAATGTCGAAAGCACCGCTCTCGGCGCGGCGATGCTCGCTGCTGCCGGATGCGGCCTTTACGGCAGCTTGCGCGAAGCCGCCGACGCCATGGGAAGCCCTCTAAGGCGCTTCGATCCCGGGATGCCGGAGCAGGCGCGTTCAAGGCGCATCGCTGAGTGGGACAGGGCCGTCGCCGCGGTACAACGTCTAGGACAAGTGTAG
- the nhaA gene encoding Na+/H+ antiporter NhaA, which produces MATDLAKQRAMERAAGLMLIAAAGLALVIANSPFFDTYHHLLETKIGPVMPRFGQMSVHYWIADGLMAIFFLLVGLEVKREWYDGALATPAQRRLPIIAAIAGMAVPALVYLGVSGGDPALVNGWAIPAATDIAFAIGVLALLGPHAPASIKLLLVAIAIVDDIGAVLVIAIFYTGDLNVMALGGALALTAGMAAMGQFGVRKLWPYMIGFAILWWLVLASGVHATIAGVLAALTVPLAKGEGRSPLKVLEHRIHPWVMFGIVPLFGFASAGVHLTGGTQTLLQPLPLAVALGLFIGKQLGIFGAVWLAVRAGLASRPVGASWPQIYGAAILCGIGFTMSLFIGALAFPGNAELIDQAKLGTLAGSIAAAFAGFAVLRLTSAAERDIADEEEAAEIFGADQRDGADSLLADEVDATIRAFSDDKGA; this is translated from the coding sequence ATGGCGACCGACCTGGCAAAACAGCGCGCAATGGAACGCGCCGCGGGGCTGATGCTGATTGCGGCCGCGGGGCTTGCGCTGGTTATCGCCAATTCCCCATTCTTCGACACCTACCATCACCTGCTGGAGACCAAGATCGGGCCGGTGATGCCGCGCTTCGGCCAGATGTCGGTCCACTACTGGATCGCCGACGGGTTGATGGCGATCTTCTTCCTGCTCGTCGGGCTGGAGGTGAAGCGCGAATGGTATGACGGCGCGCTCGCGACCCCGGCGCAGCGGCGGCTGCCGATCATCGCGGCCATCGCCGGAATGGCGGTTCCGGCCCTCGTCTACCTGGGTGTGTCGGGTGGCGACCCGGCGCTGGTCAATGGCTGGGCGATCCCGGCGGCGACCGACATCGCCTTTGCGATCGGAGTACTCGCGCTTCTCGGCCCGCACGCTCCAGCTTCGATCAAGCTGCTGCTGGTCGCAATCGCCATCGTCGACGACATCGGCGCGGTGCTGGTCATCGCTATTTTCTACACCGGCGACCTCAATGTCATGGCGCTGGGCGGGGCGCTGGCGTTGACGGCGGGCATGGCGGCGATGGGCCAATTCGGAGTTCGCAAGCTGTGGCCGTATATGATCGGCTTCGCGATCTTGTGGTGGCTGGTGCTGGCGAGCGGCGTTCACGCCACCATCGCCGGCGTGCTCGCGGCGCTGACCGTGCCGCTTGCGAAAGGCGAAGGTCGCTCGCCGCTGAAAGTGCTGGAACACCGGATTCACCCGTGGGTGATGTTCGGCATCGTGCCGCTGTTCGGCTTCGCTTCAGCCGGCGTGCACCTGACCGGCGGGACGCAAACGCTGTTGCAGCCCCTTCCTCTGGCCGTTGCGCTGGGCCTGTTCATAGGCAAGCAGCTAGGCATTTTCGGGGCCGTCTGGCTCGCGGTGCGCGCCGGGCTGGCGAGCCGGCCCGTGGGCGCGAGCTGGCCGCAAATCTATGGCGCTGCGATATTGTGCGGGATCGGCTTTACGATGAGCCTGTTCATCGGTGCTCTGGCTTTCCCCGGCAATGCCGAGCTGATCGACCAAGCCAAGCTTGGCACGCTTGCAGGTTCCATCGCAGCAGCATTTGCCGGCTTCGCGGTCCTGCGCCTGACGTCCGCGGCCGAGCGAGACATCGCAGACGAGGAAGAGGCGGCTGAAATTTTCGGCGCCGACCAGCGCGATGGCGCGGATTCACTGCTCGCCGATGAGGTCGACGCAACTATCCGCGCCTTCTCCGACGACAAGGGCGCCTAA
- a CDS encoding electron transfer flavoprotein subunit alpha/FixB family protein, whose translation MKTLVLVEHDGSSIKDATLATVTAASKLGEVHLLVAGSGVGTVAEAAAKIAGVGKVHVADGAHLAHQLAEDVAPVAAALMADHDALLAPATTYGKNIAPRVAALLDVMQISDILSVEGEDTFTRPIYAGNAIATVKTKDSKKVITVRGTAFQKAAADGGNGTVEAVDAGSATGKSSFVGAELSKSERPELTSAKVIVSGGRAFGSSEDFHKLLDPLADKLGAAVGASRAAVDAGYAPNDYQVGQTGKIVAPEVYVAIGISGAIQHLAGMKDSKVIIAINKDEEAPIFQVADVGLVGDLFKIVPELTEKL comes from the coding sequence ATGAAGACGCTCGTTCTCGTCGAACATGACGGCTCGTCCATCAAGGACGCGACCCTCGCAACCGTCACCGCCGCCTCGAAGCTTGGCGAAGTCCATTTGCTCGTCGCCGGTTCCGGCGTCGGGACGGTCGCCGAAGCGGCTGCCAAAATCGCCGGAGTCGGCAAGGTCCATGTCGCCGACGGCGCCCACCTCGCGCATCAGTTGGCCGAAGATGTCGCGCCGGTCGCCGCCGCGCTGATGGCCGATCACGATGCGTTGCTCGCCCCGGCCACCACCTACGGCAAGAACATCGCGCCGCGCGTCGCTGCCCTGCTCGACGTCATGCAGATTTCGGACATCCTGTCGGTCGAGGGCGAGGACACGTTCACCCGTCCGATCTACGCCGGCAATGCCATTGCCACGGTCAAGACGAAGGATTCGAAAAAGGTCATCACCGTTCGCGGTACGGCGTTCCAAAAGGCTGCTGCCGACGGCGGCAATGGCACGGTCGAGGCTGTCGACGCCGGAAGCGCAACGGGCAAGTCGAGCTTCGTCGGCGCCGAGCTGTCGAAGTCGGAACGGCCGGAGCTAACCAGCGCCAAGGTCATCGTTTCGGGGGGCCGCGCTTTCGGCTCCAGCGAGGATTTCCACAAGCTGCTCGACCCGCTCGCCGACAAGCTTGGCGCTGCGGTTGGCGCGTCGCGTGCAGCGGTCGATGCGGGCTATGCCCCGAACGACTACCAGGTCGGGCAGACCGGCAAAATCGTCGCACCGGAAGTCTATGTCGCGATCGGTATCTCCGGCGCCATCCAGCACCTTGCCGGCATGAAGGATTCGAAGGTCATCATCGCCATCAACAAGGATGAGGAAGCGCCGATCTTCCAGGTGGCGGACGTCGGACTGGTCGGCGACCTGTTCAAGATTGTCCCGGAGCTGACCGAGAAGCTTTAG
- a CDS encoding electron transfer flavoprotein subunit beta/FixA family protein encodes MKLLVAVKRVIDYNVKPRVKMDGSGVDLANVKMSMNPFDEIAVEEAIRLKEKGAATEIVAVSIGPAKAQETLRTALAMGADRAILVQTEEEVEPLAVAKILKGIVDEEQPGLVIMGKQAIDDDSNQTGQMLGALLGWPQGTFASKVELSGSDVSVTREIDGGLETVKLATPAIVTTDLRLNEPRYASLPNIMKAKSKPLATKSPGDFGVDVKPRLETLKVTEPSKRQAGVKVGSVDELVDKLKALGVAK; translated from the coding sequence ATGAAGCTGCTCGTCGCCGTCAAGCGAGTCATCGATTACAACGTCAAGCCGCGGGTCAAGATGGATGGCTCGGGCGTCGACCTCGCCAACGTCAAGATGTCGATGAACCCGTTCGACGAGATCGCGGTCGAGGAGGCGATCCGCCTCAAGGAAAAGGGCGCAGCGACCGAAATCGTCGCCGTGTCGATCGGCCCGGCCAAGGCGCAGGAGACGCTTCGCACAGCGCTCGCCATGGGCGCCGACCGCGCGATCCTCGTCCAGACCGAGGAAGAGGTCGAACCGCTCGCCGTCGCCAAAATCCTGAAAGGGATCGTCGATGAGGAACAGCCCGGCCTCGTCATCATGGGCAAGCAGGCGATCGACGACGATTCGAACCAGACCGGCCAAATGCTCGGCGCCCTGCTCGGTTGGCCGCAAGGCACCTTCGCCTCGAAGGTCGAGCTCTCCGGAAGCGACGTCAGCGTCACCCGCGAAATCGACGGCGGCCTCGAGACAGTGAAGCTCGCCACTCCGGCAATCGTCACCACCGATCTTCGCCTCAATGAGCCGCGCTACGCCTCGCTCCCGAACATCATGAAGGCCAAGTCGAAGCCGCTCGCCACCAAGTCGCCCGGCGATTTCGGCGTTGACGTCAAGCCGCGCCTTGAGACGCTGAAGGTTACCGAACCGTCGAAGCGCCAGGCCGGCGTCAAGGTCGGCTCGGTCGATGAACTGGTCGACAAACTCAAGGCGCTGGGAGTTGCCAAATGA
- the sucC gene encoding ADP-forming succinate--CoA ligase subunit beta, with translation MNIHEYQAKDLLAKFGVPVPAGFAAMSVDEAVAAAGKLPGPLWVVKSQIHAGGRGKGKFKELGPDSKGGVRLAHSIDEVRAHSEEMLGKTLVTVQTGPDGKQVQRLYITDGVDIEKEFYLALLVDRESGRIAVVASTEGGMNIEDVAHDTPEKIATITIDPATGLMPHHGRSVAAALDLSGDLAKQAAFVLAKLYDAFIGTDASQIEINPLAITDGGKLMVLDAKVGFDSNAMFRHKDLAELRDLTEEDAHEIEASKYDLAYIKLDGDIGCMVNGAGLAMATMDIIKLSGGEPANFLDVGGGASKEKVTAAFKIILSDPAVKGILVNIFGGIMRCDTIAEGIVAAAREVKLEDPLVVRLEGTNVELGKKILSESGLKIVAADDLGDAAKKIVEEVRKAA, from the coding sequence ATGAATATCCACGAATATCAGGCCAAGGATTTGCTCGCGAAATTCGGCGTTCCGGTGCCGGCCGGCTTCGCTGCGATGAGCGTTGACGAGGCAGTTGCCGCGGCCGGCAAGCTCCCCGGTCCGTTGTGGGTGGTCAAGTCGCAGATCCACGCCGGCGGGCGCGGGAAGGGCAAGTTCAAGGAGCTGGGGCCCGACTCGAAAGGCGGCGTTCGCCTCGCCCATTCGATCGACGAAGTGCGCGCCCATTCGGAAGAGATGCTCGGAAAGACCCTCGTCACGGTGCAGACCGGGCCGGACGGGAAGCAGGTTCAGCGGCTCTACATCACCGACGGCGTCGACATCGAAAAGGAGTTCTACCTGGCACTGCTGGTCGACCGCGAAAGCGGCCGAATCGCCGTCGTCGCCTCGACCGAGGGCGGAATGAACATCGAGGATGTCGCCCACGACACGCCTGAAAAGATCGCGACGATCACCATCGACCCGGCGACCGGGCTGATGCCGCACCACGGCCGCTCAGTTGCCGCCGCACTCGACCTTTCCGGCGATCTCGCCAAGCAGGCCGCCTTCGTCCTCGCCAAGCTTTACGACGCCTTCATTGGCACTGATGCCTCGCAGATCGAGATCAACCCGCTAGCGATCACCGATGGCGGCAAGCTGATGGTTCTCGATGCCAAGGTCGGCTTCGACTCCAACGCCATGTTCCGCCACAAGGACTTGGCCGAGCTTCGCGACCTCACCGAGGAAGACGCGCACGAAATCGAGGCCTCGAAATACGACCTCGCCTACATCAAGCTCGATGGCGACATCGGCTGCATGGTCAATGGCGCCGGCCTCGCCATGGCGACGATGGACATCATCAAGCTTTCGGGCGGCGAGCCTGCCAACTTCCTCGACGTCGGCGGCGGCGCCTCCAAGGAAAAGGTCACCGCGGCGTTCAAAATCATTCTTTCGGACCCGGCGGTGAAAGGCATTCTCGTCAACATCTTCGGCGGGATCATGCGCTGCGACACGATCGCCGAAGGCATCGTCGCCGCGGCCCGTGAAGTGAAGCTGGAAGACCCTTTGGTCGTCCGGCTGGAAGGCACCAATGTCGAGCTCGGCAAGAAAATCCTGTCCGAGTCCGGCCTGAAGATCGTCGCTGCCGACGACCTTGGCGATGCCGCCAAGAAGATCGTCGAAGAGGTCAGGAAAGCCGCCTGA
- the dinB gene encoding DNA polymerase IV: MDAFYASVEQRDDPALRGKPVAVGGGHRGVVAAASYEARKYGVRSAMPSVTAKRRCPDLVFVKPRFDVYKAVSWQVREIFADYTDLVEPLSLDEAYLDVSEDRKGLGSARAIAEEIRARINAETGLTASAGVSYCKFIAKLASDQNKPDGLCVIPPGKGPAFVATLPVARFHGVGPKTATKMERLGIHTGADLAAWSLLELEAHFGSSGRWYYQIARGIDEREVRPDRPYKSVSAERTFDTDYSDEADLRREVRRVAGLAWQRIARAQVAGRTVTLKVKYADFTLVTRSKSYTRPVPDEEAFTAAGEELLAGLLPVRKGVRLIGMSLHALMSEEEGPKQLGLEI, translated from the coding sequence ATGGACGCCTTCTACGCGTCGGTCGAACAGCGCGACGATCCGGCCCTCCGCGGCAAACCCGTCGCGGTCGGGGGCGGCCACCGCGGAGTCGTAGCGGCGGCGAGCTACGAAGCGCGAAAGTATGGCGTCCGCTCGGCCATGCCGTCGGTCACCGCGAAACGGCGCTGCCCCGATCTGGTGTTCGTGAAACCCCGCTTCGACGTCTACAAGGCGGTAAGCTGGCAGGTTCGCGAAATCTTCGCCGATTACACCGACCTGGTCGAGCCCTTGAGCCTGGACGAGGCCTATCTCGACGTCAGCGAGGACCGCAAGGGGCTGGGCAGCGCAAGGGCCATCGCCGAGGAAATCCGAGCGCGAATCAATGCCGAGACCGGCCTCACCGCAAGCGCTGGCGTCAGCTATTGCAAGTTCATCGCCAAGCTGGCGAGCGACCAGAACAAGCCCGACGGGCTGTGCGTCATTCCGCCGGGAAAAGGCCCGGCGTTTGTCGCTACCCTGCCCGTCGCCCGCTTCCATGGCGTCGGACCCAAAACCGCCACGAAGATGGAGCGCCTTGGTATCCACACCGGCGCCGATCTCGCCGCATGGAGCCTACTCGAACTCGAGGCGCATTTCGGAAGCAGCGGGCGATGGTATTACCAGATCGCGCGCGGGATCGACGAACGCGAGGTCAGGCCAGACCGGCCGTACAAATCGGTCAGCGCAGAGCGGACGTTCGACACGGATTACAGCGATGAGGCGGACCTGCGCCGCGAAGTGCGGCGGGTGGCCGGACTGGCGTGGCAGCGAATTGCTCGCGCCCAGGTTGCCGGACGAACCGTGACCTTGAAGGTCAAATATGCCGATTTCACATTGGTCACGCGGTCGAAAAGCTACACCCGCCCGGTGCCCGACGAAGAAGCTTTCACGGCGGCCGGCGAGGAGCTGCTCGCCGGGCTGCTGCCGGTACGGAAAGGCGTGCGATTGATCGGAATGAGCCTTCATGCGTTGATGTCGGAAGAGGAAGGCCCGAAGCAGCTGGGACTGGAGATTTAG
- a CDS encoding CarD family transcriptional regulator has protein sequence MAAKALSFDVGDYVVYPKHGVGRVVELQSTEIAGTALDLYVLRFEKEKMTLRVPVAKADSVGMRKLSSDKAMKDALETLKGKPKVKRTMWSRRAQEYEAKINSGELTLIAEVVRDLFRPDDAPEQSYSERQIFEAASSRLARELAAMEKTDEKAALAKLLEILNKAAVIHHKKTEDA, from the coding sequence ATGGCAGCGAAGGCATTGAGCTTCGATGTGGGCGATTACGTGGTGTACCCCAAGCATGGAGTCGGCCGTGTCGTCGAACTCCAGAGCACCGAGATCGCCGGCACCGCGCTGGACCTCTACGTGCTGCGGTTCGAGAAGGAAAAGATGACCCTTCGGGTTCCCGTCGCAAAGGCGGATTCGGTCGGCATGCGCAAGCTGTCGAGCGACAAGGCGATGAAGGACGCGCTCGAAACGCTGAAGGGCAAGCCCAAGGTCAAGCGCACCATGTGGTCGCGCCGCGCGCAGGAATATGAAGCGAAGATCAACTCCGGCGAGCTGACCCTGATCGCCGAAGTCGTCCGCGACCTGTTCCGCCCCGACGACGCGCCCGAGCAGAGCTACTCCGAACGGCAGATCTTCGAAGCCGCTTCTTCGCGCCTGGCGCGCGAACTCGCCGCGATGGAGAAGACCGACGAGAAGGCGGCGCTGGCCAAGCTTCTCGAGATTCTGAACAAGGCCGCTGTCATTCATCACAAGAAGACAGAAGACGCCTAA
- a CDS encoding head GIN domain-containing protein, whose product MTRIAILSVTTALALAGCHVGGKTETRDAGPETSRNYPVGQFDRISVAGPYDVAVTTSGDTQVAASGGANLLDETDVLVENGELVIRPKKHKGVRFNWNRGKARFAVNVVALRGASIAGSGDVSVDKVDGDFAGEVAGSGSIGVAAFSGGKTAVEIAGSGAFTGSGKVDALEVDIAGSGDVNLAGLTARTADISIAGSGNVRANATETADVSIMGSGDVELGGGAKCNISKAGSGNVRCN is encoded by the coding sequence ATGACCCGTATTGCCATCCTGTCCGTCACGACCGCCTTGGCGCTTGCCGGCTGCCACGTCGGAGGAAAGACCGAGACCCGCGACGCCGGACCGGAAACCAGCCGCAACTACCCGGTCGGCCAGTTCGACCGCATTTCCGTCGCCGGCCCCTATGACGTCGCGGTTACGACTAGCGGCGATACGCAGGTGGCGGCCAGCGGCGGCGCCAATCTTCTTGATGAAACGGACGTGCTGGTGGAGAACGGCGAGCTCGTCATTCGTCCCAAGAAGCACAAGGGTGTCCGGTTCAACTGGAACCGCGGCAAGGCGCGCTTCGCGGTCAACGTCGTGGCCCTTCGCGGCGCATCTATCGCCGGCTCCGGGGACGTTTCGGTGGACAAGGTCGATGGCGACTTTGCCGGCGAGGTGGCGGGATCCGGATCGATCGGCGTGGCAGCGTTCAGCGGCGGCAAGACCGCCGTGGAGATCGCCGGATCGGGCGCGTTTACCGGCTCCGGCAAGGTCGATGCCCTGGAAGTCGACATCGCCGGCTCGGGTGATGTCAACCTTGCCGGGCTGACCGCCAGGACCGCCGACATCTCGATCGCCGGATCCGGCAACGTACGGGCCAATGCCACCGAGACGGCGGATGTCAGCATCATGGGCTCCGGCGACGTCGAGCTCGGCGGCGGCGCCAAGTGCAACATTAGCAAGGCCGGCAGCGGCAACGTCCGCTGCAACTGA
- a CDS encoding DUF2807 domain-containing protein, with the protein MNRIILAALASAAMTAVPASAAERNFGVSGFDRVRVDGGYRVTLTTGVAPYAKAIGSGRAIDKLSLRVEGRTLVIKVNNSSGWGGYPGEGDGPVEVRVGTHELSAATVNGGGAMTINRVEGLKFDAAAQGAGSIAIDDVEVDQFNLSLAGTASARLAGKAGRATLMVRGISSLDAEQFTVKDAVIGAEGPAVVKVAATDTAKVNAVGVGTVTLGGNPACTLSVQGSATVSGCKSQAR; encoded by the coding sequence ATGAACCGCATCATTCTCGCCGCACTGGCATCTGCCGCAATGACCGCCGTCCCGGCGTCGGCCGCCGAACGCAATTTCGGGGTCAGCGGTTTCGACCGGGTCCGTGTCGACGGAGGCTACCGGGTGACGCTGACGACCGGGGTGGCGCCCTATGCCAAGGCGATCGGAAGCGGCCGCGCGATCGATAAGCTGTCGCTCCGGGTCGAAGGGCGTACGCTGGTCATCAAGGTCAATAATTCTTCGGGATGGGGCGGCTACCCGGGCGAAGGGGACGGGCCTGTCGAAGTTCGGGTCGGTACGCACGAGCTAAGCGCGGCAACGGTCAACGGCGGCGGAGCGATGACCATCAACCGTGTCGAAGGCCTGAAGTTCGATGCCGCAGCGCAGGGCGCGGGATCGATTGCGATCGACGATGTCGAGGTCGATCAGTTCAACCTCTCCCTCGCCGGCACGGCCAGCGCGCGGCTTGCCGGAAAAGCGGGCCGGGCGACCTTAATGGTCCGCGGCATTTCCTCGCTGGATGCCGAGCAATTCACCGTCAAGGACGCTGTCATCGGCGCCGAGGGCCCGGCGGTGGTCAAGGTCGCCGCCACCGACACTGCGAAGGTCAATGCCGTCGGGGTTGGCACCGTTACCCTTGGCGGCAACCCGGCCTGCACGCTTTCCGTCCAGGGGTCGGCCACGGTCAGCGGATGCAAGAGCCAGGCGCGCTAA
- a CDS encoding DUF1489 family protein, giving the protein MYGKTVPLHLTKVAVACASIDALKKRVARRVTQGGEVRVPTRMRPKRANELIGGSLHWIIKHRIVARQQILRLDDRKDGRIDIVCDSELVILSPVPRRAHQGWRYFEMDEEAAPDDSGIGELPPALYGKLRSLSLV; this is encoded by the coding sequence GTGTATGGGAAGACTGTGCCGCTTCATCTCACCAAGGTCGCCGTCGCCTGTGCGAGCATCGACGCGCTCAAGAAACGCGTCGCCCGGCGGGTGACGCAGGGTGGCGAGGTGCGCGTTCCAACGCGGATGCGGCCGAAACGGGCGAACGAATTGATTGGCGGGTCGCTTCACTGGATCATCAAGCACCGCATCGTCGCCCGCCAGCAGATCCTTCGCCTCGACGACCGCAAAGACGGGCGGATCGACATCGTCTGCGACAGCGAGCTGGTCATCCTCTCGCCAGTTCCCAGGCGCGCGCATCAGGGCTGGCGCTATTTCGAGATGGATGAGGAAGCTGCGCCGGACGACAGCGGCATCGGCGAGCTTCCGCCGGCGCTTTACGGCAAGCTTAGAAGTCTCTCGCTGGTTTAG